One Triticum dicoccoides isolate Atlit2015 ecotype Zavitan chromosome 5B, WEW_v2.0, whole genome shotgun sequence genomic window carries:
- the LOC119305161 gene encoding lysine-rich arabinogalactan protein 19-like — MVPRSLSPLPTTRAAAVPSEPQVSPFPPTTRVAALATPGAATAAPPLPASSHDAAAGPCHHVPPRPPSSAAAPPPVIPTSPLPTLVAFKCSIRRHAGCCRAAVVTMVR, encoded by the exons ATGGTGCCCCGCTCGCTGTCGCCCCTGCCAACCACACGAGCCGCCGCCGTTCCCAGCGAACCCCAGGTGTCGCCGTTCCCGCCAACCACGCGAGTCGCCGCCCTCGCAACCCCAGGTGCCGCTaccgccgcgccgccgctgcctGCCTCCTCCCACGATGCCGCTGCCGGCCCCTGCCACCACGTGCCACCGCGGCCCCCGTCCAGCGCCGCAGCCCCACCACCGGTTATCCCCACATCTCCTCTGCCAACTCTG GTGGCATTCAAATGTTCAATTCGGCGCCATGCGGGATGTTGCAGAGCTGCTGTGGTGACCATGGTTAGGTGA